The Capsicum annuum cultivar UCD-10X-F1 chromosome 1, UCD10Xv1.1, whole genome shotgun sequence sequence ACCTTGAACTATCTTCGTTTTATAATATGGATACTCCTAGTTTATTATTTGAACCATTGAATCcattaaaagtaatattttaaatattttttcgatGTCGTAATACACTTGCTGTCACATCAACTTTCATGTCATTTTAAATGttacattaaatttcaaatcatttttaaaatgctaaattaaattttaaaaaataaaaaatttatatttagaattaaaaaaagaagcaaaattggcagcttcttccttcttcttcatagGAACAGCACTCATTCCACCCGAACCCACGCCTTTAGCTTTTCCCCCTCGGAAATTGAAATAGGAATTGTTACTTCCTGGTCATCGCGATTCGCGATCCAACTTCTCTAATTCATTATCATCGTGATCATTTCCACCGCGAAGAGTCTCATAAGCAACACAAAGACACTTCTTTTTCTCCGCACCATCCTTATTACACTTACAAACCATGGATGCATTCACATCATCTCCATTCgacctcttcttcttcttcgcaATCACAAACTTCCTCTGACGTATCTTGTTTTTGGCCGAAGGTGAAGCCAATTGATTCGTATTAGTGTTTCTTGAAACTGACTTTTGCGTCTTTATCGCCGATTTCGCTAGTGATTTCCaagattttgataaaaatggACTGTTTTTGACATTGGGATTCAAGTTTTCGGAATTCTTAGAGCATTTCTTCGGCGTAAGCCTAGTGGATTTGCAGTTCCAATCCATCAAAGTAGCCGAAGGTAGTATAATTTTCGCCGGAAAGTTGATCGGAATTAGGTGTATTGGTGATTGGTTAGGTTTTTTTGGTTATTGAgggattttgaaaaagattgttTTTGTGTGTGTTGGTTAAAGACTAATGTGTAGAGAATTAGAGAAGGGGGCGTCGTCATCGTCATCGTCGACGGCGGCTGTGGAGGTGTAGTGATGGCCATGGCGGGGGCACTGCTGGTGGACGGACTTTAATGATTGGCCATGGCCGCCTTGGGgggttctttttattttttttttttaaattattttaatataatgttGATAAAAAATGACCTTCACTCGCACCTCATGCACATGTAATCATGCACTTTGTCCTACTCAACCGATTTGTGCACATAAGTTCGATCAACGGTCAGAGGTTCAAAATATTCTATTTTGATGAAttgaggggttcagatgacaaatttataaatacaagtatttatattataaaattgaCATAATACAGAAATCCATCGAGCTATTTTGAGCTTTTTAAACTAAGGAAGTTCCTTCTCCTCAAGACAAAATTAATaatgttcttttaattttatctttcttaaaaTAAAGTGAATTTTACAATTTTACATAATTAGAAAATTTCTAAAAAGTTACTCTCTCAATTTTAATTTGTTCcgactattttcttttttaatccatttaaaaaagacTCCTTTCACTTTTTAGAAActctttaattcaaaattttcacatgatatatttaagatcagaagattaaagaatatttttgatatatttgatatgTACTCTCTATATTCAGAATTACTTATCActaattttctaattaaatttttacttttacttgttatttttaacatattaagaaaaagacaacttctttttgtatattttactattagaattaattatttattctttgaACTACTTCTTTTGTTCTACAATACTTGTccactatattaaaaataaatgtctaaaaatacttgttcattttgaaaaattaatgaataatttagtCCTTTTTATCTATTTTACCGTTGACGTTGAATATTATTTATCTCTCAATGCATTTCGCAatgcattaaatttattatattcaaagaataatatagtaaaattattcttttttaatcttGTGTTAAGTCAATAGTGGACAACTAGTTATTGAACGAAGAGTAATTTCAAGACGCAACAGTAAccatcaattaataaaaatattatactccgtccgtttaaaaaagaatgactactTTTTTTtcgtctgtttaaaaaagaatgatccttttcttttttggcaataatttaatttcaactttccacttGATATGTTTAGGATCAtaagattaaaagacattttgatatatttgatataactttaatttaagatcacaaaattatttttttttcttaaaatttatataagTCAAGATAAATCCTTCTTTTTGAAATGAAAGGAGTAATAAAATAGCCATGTTTATAATTATTTCAAGTCAAAATGTTCTGAGTAAAAGTGAACGAATCGTCCATTTAATTTAATATcactaaaatcaaatctttattctCTCTCAGTATCAAGTCAACTCATGTCAAtcaatttgaaattaaataagtacattttcttcaaacaagataaattaataattttttattttattttttatgaataattttttaagagtaatatctaaattaaaaatactgctaatgtaaaaataaataaaatgtttgATGAGTTATTCGGGCAATAAGTACCCTTCAGctccaattttaaaattataattcgAGTTATGAATAGAGAAAAAAAGTGAAGGTTTTAGGAAGggtgaaaaaaaacaaaacaaaaaatttattacattacaacattttttatttttacacggACAGTTTCCAAGAAAGAAAATTCAGTTAGAGGCACAAAAAAGATGTCCAGTAAGCAAAAGACACCACCATTGCCATCCATGTCCATGGCAGTCGTGGTTACCCACTGAATATCACAAGAAACCCCACGTTCACATATCTTTATGAATCAATTTTCCCTTCTCATTTTCTGATAATCGTTAGCTTACTCAGTTGCCACCTTCTCTGTTttacaccttttttttttcttcaaaagccccatttagttttttttttttgcttattattgttgtttcagTGAGTTTATTCCAAATGTTGTGAAACTTTGTGGGTGTTTTGggtttttttgttcttcattcaTAGTGGGTTTTCTATCTCTGAgtatttgaggtagtggtaaggtctgcgtatatTCTGAGTTAGTGGTAAGTTCTGCTTACCTCCGGACTCCATTTTGTGtgttatactgggtatgttgttgttgttcttcgtTCTTAGCTGGGAGTTTCATTTTTGCCTTTTGCTGAACCGTTGTTTTTTCTCCATCCATCATCCTCCCTTAAATTGCATTACCCACGTTTAGATATGTTGTATCCATTGTGGTTCAGGTTTTAACTCATCATGTAGATTGCTTCCTTGCTCTGTTTCAAACCCTTTCTGGGCAATTTCTGTTTTTGCTTCCAAAACCCCCTGTTGTTCCAGAAGATACTGTTCGTGTCAAATGCtgtgtgattttttttttcttttttggtttggGTGGGTGGGGGTTTTGTTCTTCATTCTTTGCTGGAAGTTCCTTTTTTTCCTTATCCATTGCTGTGATCCCCTAAACTGCTGCACCCATGTTCATATTCTTTGTTAATCAAATGCTGGTTCACTTTTCAACTCATTTTGCATATTGTTTCCTTCCTCTGTATCAAACcctttttttaataatctttGTTTTTGCTTGCAACCCTGATttgttgaagaagatattgtTATTTGCTATgtcctctttattttttattgttctgTAAGTTGCTTTGATGCTCGCTACTCAAGTCCAGGGTCTTCCAttaacagcctctctacctcctcACCCCctcgaggtaggggtaaggtctcatacactctaccctccctggGCCTTGCTTTTAGGATACTGGATTTCTTGTTGTTCTTTAGAAGATATTCTTCATTCAATGAGTTTGTGTGAAGCTTTGtgggttttgggggtgggtcttcTTATTTTCCCCCAGATTTTCGAGATTTTTTTGTGTTCTTCATAGCATCTCTGCTTTTCGCTGAGCTGTTTTTCATGTCTTTGCATTTTTTGTTGTAGCAAAGCAGATGGTTGTGTGGTGAAGGATCAACTATTCATCTAGTTCATTGAAGTGGAAATCGTGAAGTTCATTCTCAAAATTGGTAACaattttagttccatattttCTGCTTGTTTCGAGCATGAAAAATCCTAACGTGCTTTTACATTCTTCAACAGTTTTTGCTTAGTTTTGTTTGCCGAAATGTTTTGAATTCTGGGAATAATAGCTCTCTTCACCCATCACTTCTTTCTTTGACTCTCTTGGAAATGGGttgctatgttgctcggactcttcaaaaaagtTTTAAGGGTGTGTGTTGGATTCTCCAGAAGTAGTTTTTTGGATAATACGACACGGATGTGGTGTATCTAGTGAAAAGTCTGCACAACTTAGATGGATTGTGACTTGTGAGTATGTTAATTGTTAACTAGAATTTGAGCCCTGTTTAGCTGACATTTACTGCTTGTTGTTGGTATACTTGAGGtccttttctttaaaaaagaaaagaaaaaggataccaagttcttacttttTACTCTTGGAGAAAATGGAAGTTTCAGTCATTATCAGAATTTGGTTCTGAAAATGTCCATCAAGGTCATTAACAGAATTTAGTCAGGAAATGTCACATGACCAGTGGAACATTTTGTTTTTGGGTACCCATATTTGATGCTCAAAATAAGTAGGAAATACTTAACCAAAGCGATGTTAACAGTTTATATACCTAAAACAAGTCACACTTAAAAATGGTAGACGATGATATCcatcttttaaataattaaagtatGTCGCATCAAGTTTTGCTTCTTCATTGTCGGTTTATTTgatgtattctttttttttgtttttgtttcagCATTTTGACGTGCCAAAGCAAGGATTCATTCATTTGTTGGAGAATGGTGACATTCTCAAATGATGGTTTATCCAATCCATGTGTGAAGAAGCGGCCATCAGTAAATGGTTATCAGATGCTAGATTCTGGGATTATGCCAGAACATAAAGTTCGGAAAGTCTGGGCATGGGCGGAATTTCCCCCAGGTTGTGGTAGAAATGTTCCAAAAGTTGACTTGAACCGCAGCGAAAATGATGTGGTCTCTTTCAGTGAAAATATGGCAGACTCTCTGGTGGCCCATGGTGACACTGGCCCTAATATTGGGGTTGAATTCTGTTCTGTTGAAGTTGGGGACCGTCTAGTTGACATggaagagaatgaaaaattggatAAGTTGGCAGGGAATATGTTAGCCAGAACCACGAGTGTGATAGAAAACGGGTTGGAAGAACCAACAAGTCATGTCAGATTGCTTGGATTTGAGTTGTCTAAAGATCCTGGAAATAGTGATATGTCATTGCTCAAGAAAGAAAAAGTCATTCAGTATGATGAATTAGGGAAGGAAGTTGATGTGGAGAGACGTTCATGTTTGATTGAAAATGTAGAGAGTGTGTACTATGAGCATGTGCTGCAACCTGGCAGTGCGACTGATTGCGCGATTCCTGTTTGTGATGTGAAAACATTGTCGCTGCCTCAGTCTCCAATCAAGAAAAGAAGTGTCAATATTTCCACCTTGCCAAAGAAAAAGTACATCCGAAGAAGAGTATTTGCTGTACGAAGCTTCCCTCCATTTTGTGGAAGAAATGCTGCTAAGCCAACTGAACTGGATCGCTTAGGTGGTAGTGAAGCAAGCAAGAGAGGGGCCGTGTTAGATAGGGGAGTTGTAGAAAAAGGTGTGATCAAGACGTCGAAAAATGCTATGGATACTGGGACATTGCCCGTAAGGTTGACTGTAAGTTGGGAAGCTGCTGCGTTGAGTGAGATAGAGGTTACTGGTTCCCAATGTAGCTTAATGGAACGAGGAACAGTTCGCTTTGAAGAACACGAAGGTGTGCAAGTTAACTATGTTGGAAGGAGCCAACTTGAAAGAACTGTTATATTGCCAGAGACGGCGACAAAAAAGGAGAATGGCAATACAGGAAACATTGTGCGGaaggagattgttgtaaattCACAGAATGAACGTGAAAAGGCTACTGCTGCAAGACAGGTTTTTTGTTCTGGAGATAAGATTATTAGGCCAGTGGTGCATGGGTTGACAGGTGAGCCTTATTCTCCATGGAGGCAGAAGAAACAAACTCCTAAGCCAATTGTGCATGGTCTGATGGCTGAGACATCCACCGACTGGAGGCAGAGGAAAGAAACTAATTTAGATGGCCTGATGAATAGAAACCAAGTTCAAAAGCCTAACATGTTTCGGCATAAATCCTTTGCTGTTGCCAGAAAAAGTTTTCCTAAAACAAAATTTCCACAGAGACTGTTTGGCAGGAGTAAATCGGGTTTTGTTGGTGAAGCTGAGCCAGGATATTCAAGTGCGCCTGTTGCCAACAATTATGGAACTCGTAATTTGAATGGTGAAGCACTACCTGAGGATTCTCCTATTGGACAGGGGAAGTATGCAGTTGATGTGACTCGGCCACCTTTTGGTCCAAAGAGCTTCAGTCGCAGTGATGCTCGTACTAAAGTTAGAGAGACTCTTCGTCTGTTTCATTCCAACTGTAGAAAAATCTTGCAAGGAGAAGAATCAAAGTCCCGGGAAAAAGATAAAATCAGAAGGATTGATCTTCAAGCAGCAAAATATGTCAAAGAAAAAGGGATGGAAGTTAATACAGGATCGCAGATAATAGGAAAAGTTCCAGGAGTTGAAGTAGGAGACGTGTTCCAGTACAGGGTTGAACTTGCTCTTGTGGGACTTCATCGCTTATATCAGGCtggtattgatttcatggacAGTCGAGGACTGCTGGTTGCAATTAGTATTGTTGCCTCAGGGGCCtatgatgatgatttgggagaTGCTCATGAGCTGATTTATTCTGGTCAAGGTGGAAATGTGGTTGGCAAGATCAAAATTCCTGAAGACCAGAAACTTGTGAAAGGTAATTTAGCCTTGAAAAATAGCATAGCTAGAAGGAATCCTGTTCGGGTGATTCGTGGGTCTAAGGAGACCAAGACTTCTGAATTGAGTGGAAAAGCTAATGTGGTGGTGACAACTTATGTGTATGATGGTTTATACACTGTTGAAAATTACTGGACAGAACGAGGGCCGCATGGTAAGATGGTCTTTATGTTCAAGTTGGTGAGAATTGCTGAACAACCAGAGCTTACTTGGAGACAAGTACGGTCATCAAAATGTTCTAAAGTGCGGCATGGTGTTTGTGTTCATGATATTACAGAAGGGAAGGAGTCACTACCTATATCAGTTGTGAACACAATTGATGGTGTGAAACCCCCACCATTCAAGTACATCAAGAAGATGATGTATCCATCTGGTTTCCACCCTGCACCACCTAAAGGCTGTGATTGTATTGGTAGATGTTCTGATTCCAAGAGGTGCTCTTGTGCAGTTAAAAATGAAGGCGAGATTCCTTACAACCATAATGGGGCTATTGTTGAAATGAAGCCTCTTGTATATGAGTGTAGTCCTTTATGTAAGTGCCCTCCTTCATGCTATAATAGAGTGAGCCAACAGGGTATTAAAATTCCACTGGAGATCTTCAAGACAGATACAAGGGGCTGGGGTGTGAGAGCTCTAACTTATATCTCTTCAGGAACCTTTATCTGTGAGTATGCAGGACAACTTCTGGAGGACACAGAAGCGGAACTAAGAATCGGCAAGGATGAATATCTTTTTGATATTGGTCAGAACTATAATGGTTGTACTGTCGACTCTCCTGGACAAGCAAACCCAAATGAGTTAGCAGAAGAGGGTGGTTATACCATTGACGCAGCTCGCTATGGAAATGTAGGAAGATTCATCAACCACAGTTGTTCGCCCAATTTGTATGCCCAGAATGTTGTCTATGATCACAAGGATAAGAGAATGCCCCATATCATGCTTTTCGCGGCAGATAATATTCCTCCCTTGACGGAGCTTTCTTACCATTACAACTATTCCATTGATCAGGTATATGACTCTGATGGCAAGGTCAAGGTGAAGAGGTGCCTTTGTGGAGCTCCAGATTGTTCTGGTAGGATGTACTAGGATTTATAAAGTGTAGCTGTTGAAGTTGAATAGAAGAGTTACATCTCATCGTCTTTTCGGTTCGCCTCTGGAATAGAAGTGCTGATTCTTTTTGTTTAGTTTGATATGCTTTAGTGTATAGGGTGTTCATCGAAACATAAGCAAGCTCTCTTGTATGATCCTACAGTCAGAACTGGAAAAAATTTTCACCACTACTCAGAACTTTCTttgtattttgagaaaaaaatcaaggaGAAATTGAGTCTTAGTGTCTATGAAGGGGTTTTTCTAATGTTTAATTTTAAGCAGCTTTATTGGGTTTTTATCTATCTCTCCCTTCTTCAATTTCACACTTGGTCTTTCATTTAAGGTATAGGAAAATTAAGAGGAAGGATaatttaaagcatataaaagaagaacaatcaaagaaaatagaactaTAAGTGAATAacaaataagagaagaaataaaagcgAAATTACAATTCAATGGACAAACAACATTTTAAAGATGTTCCTTgattgtttttttcatttttcttcatatttataaGTTCTGTATTCCGTAGTTCATGTTCtcttttatttggatgaaatgaTTTTTACATAAAAAGAGATTAAATATCCTACTAACTAACGTAAGAATTATAGAAGATCAAATGTGTGTATCTTTTCTAATATGCATTAGTCAAAAGTTAAAAAGGACATGCACTAACAAATAACAAACGCCAAAGGCATCGatagacacttaaacttattgccaaaattcacttagacacctaaactaaggcatattcctatcaggcccctaccccccccccccctaaccCCCACATTTTATTCCAATTGGGCCTTTTTTGCCTATGTGGCACTGCGCGTGTAGTGTCATCATGGGAGATGCGTGAGGAgtattatttttactaatttacgAATAAAAAGATGTCAAGTGGCATTGAGGGtcccaaaatttttttaataacaattttttttttttaaaacactaaAGGTCCCAAAAaactttttaataaaacaaaaagcatTAGAGGgcccccaatttttttttaataaaacaatttttttaaaaaaaaagcctCCCCACAAAACCTCCCACCCCATGCTCTCTCCATTTCATCTTCttcaccattcttctttttcattctttttttttttgctaaactTAATTCTCATaccattttttctactttttctcctttcttgttctgacttttgaatttgatttaaaatttttttgttgttattcttattcttttccgCCATTAGAGTGCCGAAAAAAATGAAAGTTCGTCCGAAAAAATGAAAGTTTGCTACatttgaattgttggatttttaacATATTATTCATCGATTCATATCCCCACCCCACTCCGCGTCTTCATCGTTTCATAGTACCCCACCCCGCCCCATTGCTGCTATTTTGTTAATATGAATATGGTGAAAACTAATTATCAAGCtaagaagaaaattaaagttttttcttGTAATGTGAATATGTTTTTGTTGTGTTGTGTGTTAGCgtaaaatttgagaaattataaaattatttcatggAGAAGAAGAGGAACGTTGGGGGGCGAGGGGGGGAGACGATGAACGCTGGGGGTGGGGGAGCGAAGCAGATGAACGTGGGGgagttttattttcatcttttaaaaaattttctaatttctttttaataattagtttttttatttttatttttaaataattttataattattttttaataatttggatcctcaatgcaattttttatttttaaaaactttaaaatttcttttaaacaatcagttttttatttttattttttaaagaattttataattattttttcataatttggatcctcaatgccatttttaatttttaatttttaaaaagttttataatttttttaataattatttttttaaaaaaaaatttaataatttatttcattttaaatttttttttaaataatcagtcttttatttttatatttaaataattttctaattattttttcataatttatatcctcaatgccattttttattttcatttttaaaaaaattataaattattttttttaaaacataattttttaataatttatttcattttctaaaattttttataattttttaaaaataatcatttttttatttttattttttaaataattttagaattatttattaataatttcctcaatgccatttttatatatttttttaaaaaaattataattaatttttaataattattggatcCAAAATGCCACGTGTCAACTTCCAATTAGCTCGTTTTGTCACGTCatcgcgtgtgtgcaacacaAACTTTGAGCTTTTTGCTGATAGGGAAAAAAAggcccaattggaacaaaatatgggaggtttaggggtctgataggaacagaccttagtttaggtgtctaagtgaattttggcaacaagtttgagtgtctatcgatgtCTTTGGCCAATAACAAATGTCACACAACACATATGTAAGTAAAAAGCAGcacttttctttttgaatttttttctttataaatattatCGATCTAAGCTTAAACTcaactaaaaatattcatttgttaaattaattttttaatcatatacacggaatttatctcttcaatctCTCCATTAagttattacataaaaaaattattttaaaattattaatactcTTTGCGCATATAAATTCATTAATTTGTATATAATTTAGTAtactaatctatatataataataaaagagaCATTGGAAATTGATGATATGACACCTCTTAATGATCTCTATTCTCATGTTTTTggacttttcttcaaatttttacaCAGGATCTGACAACTAAATGACTAAAAAAACCACACAAAATAAATGTTCTAATGTTTAACTCTTGAAGGTAAACGTTTCTGGTAACGTCCACGTACATGAACATTAATACCAATTGAATGGAAATTGAAGTCTAATGGTAATTACTCCATCATTTCTTATAATTGTA is a genomic window containing:
- the LOC107868389 gene encoding uncharacterized protein LOC107868389, which encodes MVTFSNDGLSNPCVKKRPSVNGYQMLDSGIMPEHKVRKVWAWAEFPPGCGRNVPKVDLNRSENDVVSFSENMADSLVAHGDTGPNIGVEFCSVEVGDRLVDMEENEKLDKLAGNMLARTTSVIENGLEEPTSHVRLLGFELSKDPGNSDMSLLKKEKVIQYDELGKEVDVERRSCLIENVESVYYEHVLQPGSATDCAIPVCDVKTLSLPQSPIKKRSVNISTLPKKKYIRRRVFAVRSFPPFCGRNAAKPTELDRLGGSEASKRGAVLDRGVVEKGVIKTSKNAMDTGTLPVRLTVSWEAAALSEIEVTGSQCSLMERGTVRFEEHEGVQVNYVGRSQLERTVILPETATKKENGNTGNIVRKEIVVNSQNEREKATAARQVFCSGDKIIRPVVHGLTGEPYSPWRQKKQTPKPIVHGLMAETSTDWRQRKETNLDGLMNRNQVQKPNMFRHKSFAVARKSFPKTKFPQRLFGRSKSGFVGEAEPGYSSAPVANNYGTRNLNGEALPEDSPIGQGKYAVDVTRPPFGPKSFSRSDARTKVRETLRLFHSNCRKILQGEESKSREKDKIRRIDLQAAKYVKEKGMEVNTGSQIIGKVPGVEVGDVFQYRVELALVGLHRLYQAGIDFMDSRGLLVAISIVASGAYDDDLGDAHELIYSGQGGNVVGKIKIPEDQKLVKGNLALKNSIARRNPVRVIRGSKETKTSELSGKANVVVTTYVYDGLYTVENYWTERGPHGKMVFMFKLVRIAEQPELTWRQVRSSKCSKVRHGVCVHDITEGKESLPISVVNTIDGVKPPPFKYIKKMMYPSGFHPAPPKGCDCIGRCSDSKRCSCAVKNEGEIPYNHNGAIVEMKPLVYECSPLCKCPPSCYNRVSQQGIKIPLEIFKTDTRGWGVRALTYISSGTFICEYAGQLLEDTEAELRIGKDEYLFDIGQNYNGCTVDSPGQANPNELAEEGGYTIDAARYGNVGRFINHSCSPNLYAQNVVYDHKDKRMPHIMLFAADNIPPLTELSYHYNYSIDQVYDSDGKVKVKRCLCGAPDCSGRMY